The following are from one region of the Quercus robur chromosome 1, dhQueRobu3.1, whole genome shotgun sequence genome:
- the LOC126717808 gene encoding zinc transporter ZTP29 yields the protein MGSQVLVALGLSLIGGLSTSIGALFVVLNQAPNLKMLGILQGFAAGLMLSISFLDLAHNAINSIGFLKGNLWFFAGVLFFAIVANFIPEPTLAPVSDSKKKTTDEGGKDIMKKHRRQVLFSGIVTAVGISLHNFPEGMAVFLGSMKGLRVGVNLALAIALHNIPEGVAVALPVYFATQSKWQAFKLATLSGLAEPLGVIIVAYLFPSSLSPEILEGLLGAVGGVMAFLTLHEMLPLAFDYAGQKQAVKAVFFGMAFMSASLYFLEISLPEEMSL from the exons ATGGGTTCTCAGGTATTGGTGGCTCTTGGGCTCTCACTAATTGGTGGACTGAGTACTTCTATAG GTGCACTCTTTGTAGTTCTCAATCAGGCTCCCAATTTGAAGATGCTTGGGATTTTACAG GGATTTGCAGCAGGTCTGATGCTGAGCATTTCATTCCTGGATTTGGCTCACAACGCTATTAACTCTATTGGCTTCTTAAAAGGAAACCTTTGG TTTTTTGCAGGTGTCTTATTTTTTGCTATTGTTGCCAATTTTATTCCAGAACCAACACTTGCCCCGGTTTCAGATAGTAAAAAG AAAACTACAGATGAAGGGGGCAAGGACATTATGAAAAAGCATCGCCGCCAAGTTTTATTCAGTGGGATTGTTACAGCTGTAG GCATAAGCTTGCACAATTTTCCTGAAGGAATGGCAGTTTTTCTTGGGTCAATGAAG GGTCTTCGTGTTGGTGTCAACCTGGCTTTGGCCATTGCTCTGCACAACATTCCAGAG GGTGTTGCTGTTGCACTTCCTGTTTATTTTGCAACACAAAG CAAATGGCAGGCATTCAAATTGGCTACCCTTTCTGGTTTGGCTGAGCCTCTGGGTGTTATAATTGTAG CCTATTTATTCCCAAGCAGCTTGAGTCCTGAAATTCTTGAGGGCTTGCTCGGAGCAG TTGGTGGAGTGATGGCTTTTCTAACCCTGCATGAAATGCTGCCGCTGGCATTTGATTATGCTGGACAGAAGCAAGCTGTCAAGGCTGTGTTCTTTGGAATGGCTTTCATGTCTGCAAG CCTATATTTTCTTGAAATCAGTTTACCTGAGGAGATGAGCTTGTAG